CCGAACCAGAGGAATTGGGGTCTGAGCCATTCCTGAAGAGAATCCATCCATCCACCTCCGTTTCGCCTCTTGCCGGTCCTACTAGCCTATCAGTCCGCAGCCATGGCCGTGGGGGCCTGCCCCCGGTGGCAAGGCGCCTCTGTCCTCCCTCGCCGCCGGCTGTATCATGTGGACGCCCACGCCGAACTGCGGGAGAGCGGATCTTGCGGCGTCAGGGCCCATGGTCACGCCGCGCCGGGCGGACCGGAAGGATCTTCAGATGGCCGGTTCCAAACTCGACCGGGACGCCCCCGAACCCTCCGCATCGAGTGGACTTCGCCTGGGTCTGGTCCAGAGCCGCTGCACTCCCGATCCGGAGGAGAACCTGCAGCGGGCGCTGGACGGAGCGCGGGAAGCGGCCTCCGGAGGAGCCCATGTCGTCTGCCTCCAGGAACTCTTCCAGTTCCCCTACTTCTGCCAGCGGGAGGACCCGGCGTTCTTCGACTGGGCGGAGTCGATCCCGGGACCGGCGTCCCGGCGGCTGTCGCTGCTGGCCCGGGAACTCGGCGTGGTTCTCGTCGCTCCCCTCTTCGAGCGGCGCGCTCCCGGCCTCTACCACAACACGGCCCTGATCCTGGACGCCGGCGGCCGGTCCCTGGGGCTGTACCGCAAGATGCACATTCCCGACGACCCCTTCTACTACGAGAAGTTCTACTTCACCCCGGGGGACCTGGGCTTCCAGGCTCATGTCACTCCCCACGGATCCGTCGGCGTGCTCATCTGCTGGGACCAGTGGTTCCCCGAAGCCGCCCGGGCGACAGCCTTGGCCGGCGCCCGGTTGCTCCTCTACCCCAGCGCCATCGGCTGGTTCCGGGACGACTCGCCCCGGGAGCGGCGGGAGCAACAGGACGCCTGGGAGACCGTTCAACGCGCGCACGCCATCACCAACGGGGTCTTCGTGGCGGCGGTCAACCGGGTGGGCAACGAGGGCGCCATCGGGTTCTGGGGACGCTCCTTCGTC
This window of the Acidobacteriota bacterium genome carries:
- a CDS encoding carbon-nitrogen hydrolase, producing MAGSKLDRDAPEPSASSGLRLGLVQSRCTPDPEENLQRALDGAREAASGGAHVVCLQELFQFPYFCQREDPAFFDWAESIPGPASRRLSLLARELGVVLVAPLFERRAPGLYHNTALILDAGGRSLGLYRKMHIPDDPFYYEKFYFTPGDLGFQAHVTPHGSVGVLICWDQWFPEAARATALAGARLLLYPSAIGWFRDDSPRERREQQDAWETVQRAHAITNGVFVAAVNRVGNEGAIGFWGRSFVCDPWGRVLARASDDRGQVLVVECRLPEVEATRRTWPFLRDRRIESYDGLLSRWGSKPDLPDL